Proteins from a single region of Nitrospirota bacterium:
- the rsmA gene encoding 16S rRNA (adenine(1518)-N(6)/adenine(1519)-N(6))-dimethyltransferase RsmA — protein MIAPDHPVDISAVHPPLRPRKSLGQCFLTDRRIAEKIVGLADVTREDRVVEIGPGRGILTRLLAERAGELTAVELDSRWHAALQAEFGQTAHVRVVHADALTYRFEDLASPFKVVANLPYYLSTPILFRLLGLRGRVGLMVLMLQREVVDRLVARPHTKAYGALSVMVAYAAEVRKGFTVAPGSFHPRPAVHSAVVTIAPRPSPAIAVRDEAVLIPLVRAAFAHRRKMLANALKDEGFDAARLEAALRKAEIDGTRRGETLDLGEFGRLADALVEA, from the coding sequence TTGATTGCTCCGGATCATCCGGTCGACATCTCCGCGGTGCACCCACCACTCCGTCCTCGCAAGTCCCTCGGACAGTGTTTTCTCACGGATCGCCGCATCGCGGAAAAAATCGTGGGCTTGGCCGACGTGACGCGCGAGGACCGCGTGGTGGAGATCGGTCCCGGGCGGGGGATCCTGACGCGACTGCTCGCCGAACGCGCGGGCGAACTGACCGCCGTCGAGTTGGACAGCCGTTGGCACGCGGCGTTGCAGGCCGAATTCGGACAGACCGCGCACGTGCGAGTGGTGCACGCCGATGCGTTGACGTACCGATTCGAAGACCTGGCATCCCCGTTCAAGGTCGTCGCCAACCTGCCCTATTACCTGTCCACGCCGATCTTGTTTCGACTGCTCGGGCTCCGTGGGCGGGTCGGCCTGATGGTGCTCATGCTGCAGCGGGAAGTGGTGGACCGTCTGGTGGCGCGACCGCACACGAAAGCCTACGGGGCGCTGTCCGTGATGGTGGCCTACGCGGCCGAAGTTCGGAAGGGTTTTACGGTCGCGCCGGGAAGTTTTCATCCACGACCGGCCGTGCACTCGGCGGTGGTGACGATCGCGCCGCGGCCTTCGCCCGCCATTGCCGTGCGAGACGAGGCCGTGCTGATTCCCCTCGTGCGCGCCGCGTTCGCACACCGGCGCAAGATGCTGGCGAACGCGCTCAAGGACGAGGGATTCGACGCGGCCCGGCTTGAGGCGGCCCTGCGGAAAGCGGAGATCGACGGCACGCGGCGCGGCGAAACCCTCGACCTCGGGGAGTTCGGGCGTTTGGCCGACGCACTGGTCGAAGCCTAG
- a CDS encoding tetratricopeptide repeat protein — MRDHSFTELGNRAFSRGDLAAAMRYYQRALDVERKAGTERSLAVTLGNLANVYASMGRREEAEGLYRQVLDIERRLGDERQIALTLLHLGNLAADSLEGARARAYYFEARDLLERLGETGPLGVLNQNVGLLARESGEYDNAIAAFEAALALMRRADDRRGVAAVYTNLGRTYHLMGRLDEAFACCSTSQAMAERAGDELALASARYHLAGICEARGDRAAAIAHLRIVVDIDRRYGLPKYEENRSRLAVLEAIEKSG, encoded by the coding sequence GTGCGTGATCACTCGTTCACCGAATTGGGCAACCGAGCCTTCAGTCGAGGCGACCTCGCGGCGGCGATGCGGTACTACCAGCGGGCGCTCGACGTCGAGCGCAAAGCCGGGACCGAACGCTCGTTGGCGGTGACCCTTGGAAATTTGGCCAACGTGTACGCCAGCATGGGACGGCGCGAGGAGGCCGAAGGGTTGTACCGGCAGGTATTGGACATCGAGCGACGCCTCGGCGATGAACGCCAGATCGCACTGACCCTCCTGCACCTCGGGAATCTCGCGGCCGACTCGCTGGAGGGGGCAAGGGCCCGCGCGTACTATTTCGAGGCCCGCGACCTCCTCGAACGGTTGGGCGAGACCGGGCCGTTGGGCGTCCTGAACCAGAATGTGGGCTTGCTTGCCCGGGAGTCCGGGGAGTACGACAACGCCATCGCGGCCTTCGAAGCCGCGCTGGCCCTGATGCGACGAGCCGACGATCGTCGCGGGGTCGCGGCCGTCTATACCAACCTTGGACGCACGTATCACCTGATGGGACGGCTCGATGAGGCGTTTGCGTGCTGTTCCACCTCGCAAGCCATGGCCGAGCGCGCCGGTGATGAACTGGCGCTTGCGTCGGCCCGTTACCACCTGGCGGGCATCTGTGAAGCGCGGGGCGACCGCGCCGCCGCGATCGCCCACTTGCGGATCGTCGTGGACATCGACCGGCGATACGGGTTGCCCAAGTACGAAGAAAACCGTTCCCGCCTGGCCGTACTGGAAGCCATCGAGAAATCCGGATGA
- a CDS encoding homoserine kinase, producing MSDLHDAVTVFAPASVGNVGPGFDVLGLALAGLGDTVHARRIPGRKVVIREIRGDAGTLPTDARRNTAGIAAAKVLKLLKADVGVELILEKNIPGNGLGSSAASAIAGGFSVNALWGAPLSKTDLLLPCAAAEATVSGGYFLDNAAASLFGGINVTNPEARDVVSLGGLAGAIIVVATPRYQLLTARSRKVLPKRVPLAAMIANCSRACAIVAAVAKQDADLFGRSIVDVVVEPARASLIPGFASVKRAALKAGALGCSISGAGSSVFAVTTDKERGDHIGESMRRAFARVRLDSVVTVTTIDPEGARVVHAETASGLRKTG from the coding sequence GTGAGCGATCTTCACGACGCGGTCACGGTTTTTGCGCCCGCCTCGGTCGGCAATGTGGGCCCGGGGTTCGATGTCCTCGGCCTGGCGCTCGCGGGCTTGGGCGACACCGTCCACGCCCGGAGGATTCCCGGGCGGAAGGTCGTAATCCGGGAGATCCGCGGCGACGCGGGCACACTCCCGACCGACGCGCGCAGGAACACCGCCGGCATTGCCGCGGCCAAGGTGCTCAAGCTGCTCAAAGCTGATGTCGGCGTCGAATTGATCCTGGAAAAGAACATTCCCGGAAACGGACTCGGCAGCAGCGCGGCCAGCGCCATTGCTGGGGGATTTTCCGTCAATGCGCTCTGGGGGGCTCCGCTGTCAAAGACGGATCTCCTGCTGCCGTGCGCGGCGGCCGAGGCAACGGTCAGCGGCGGCTACTTTCTCGACAACGCAGCCGCTTCGCTGTTCGGGGGGATCAATGTGACCAATCCCGAGGCTCGGGACGTGGTGTCCCTCGGTGGACTCGCCGGAGCGATCATTGTCGTGGCGACCCCGCGCTACCAGCTGCTGACCGCGCGCTCGCGCAAGGTCCTGCCCAAGCGCGTGCCCCTCGCGGCAATGATTGCCAACTGCTCACGCGCGTGCGCCATCGTGGCTGCGGTGGCGAAGCAAGACGCGGATCTCTTCGGCCGTTCCATTGTCGACGTGGTGGTCGAACCCGCCCGCGCCTCCCTCATCCCCGGCTTCGCATCGGTCAAACGCGCGGCGCTCAAGGCCGGTGCGCTGGGGTGTTCGATCTCCGGCGCCGGATCTTCGGTGTTCGCGGTGACCACGGACAAAGAACGGGGTGACCACATCGGCGAGTCCATGCGCCGCGCGTTCGCGCGGGTGCGCCTCGACAGCGTGGTCACCGTGACGACCATCGACCCCGAAGGAGCGCGGGTGGTGCATGCGGAAACGGCAAGCGGCCTTAGGAAGACCGGCTGA
- a CDS encoding cache domain-containing protein, whose translation MLSILIVGVASLLVGLSLVYFIGKSTLKRTIGANFEELADVTAKKLDESINHHVEQAVFLAGLKEVFAVVERSNARPPSPALDGQIQSDWPQLGAADREVSQVVENPAAEAFRAFMLMAGQQALDHPTHEIVLAADARGRVVAATRKPSASAYGETAWWRESYANGQGRLFLSDVLFDDNLGRYVFIIATPIRRDGRVEGVLAMVHDARAFYQWVTSIQVGRTDHTMLVASDGTLLFCPVFPIKSHTLHPTLVASVVRGGRGWGTTTHDVHYPGSEAINGFAPVRASTMPGTSFGGKVWYIFTSQDPRETYGPVYTLLLWIIASGAAAIGLLILLGLAAAKRIVRPIQIVQAGAQVIGNGNLNHRIHVDTDDEIGVLAKGINEMAAKLSTSYNELERMVEERTRALAQRTSQLEQRNQELFLLYAIASSLNKAQSLDDVLGELLNKVLGGVEAHAVFIGLAEPDRGVTLHGRPHAIAAQDEMTHLAESVVQQVLAAGDLVVVPDTSQDLEYHAFTRQAKALIGIPLRAKDKTVGAIVLAYLKPRVPTPEEREFFGSIGHQAGVVVENARLFAVFKNLASS comes from the coding sequence GTGTTGTCGATCCTGATCGTGGGCGTGGCGTCGCTCCTGGTGGGGCTGTCCCTCGTCTACTTCATCGGCAAGTCCACGCTCAAACGCACGATCGGCGCCAACTTCGAGGAGTTGGCCGACGTGACCGCCAAAAAGCTCGATGAGTCGATCAATCACCACGTCGAACAAGCCGTGTTCCTGGCCGGTCTCAAGGAGGTGTTCGCCGTGGTCGAGCGCTCCAACGCGCGTCCTCCCTCGCCGGCGTTGGACGGACAGATCCAGAGCGACTGGCCTCAACTGGGTGCCGCGGATCGCGAAGTGTCGCAGGTCGTCGAGAACCCCGCCGCCGAGGCGTTTCGCGCATTCATGCTGATGGCGGGGCAACAGGCGCTCGACCATCCCACCCACGAGATCGTCTTGGCCGCCGACGCGCGCGGCCGCGTGGTGGCCGCGACGCGCAAACCTTCGGCGTCCGCCTACGGCGAAACCGCCTGGTGGCGGGAATCCTACGCCAACGGCCAGGGGCGCCTGTTCCTGAGCGACGTGTTGTTCGACGACAACCTCGGGCGGTACGTGTTTATCATCGCCACCCCGATCCGGCGCGACGGCCGCGTCGAAGGGGTGCTGGCCATGGTCCACGATGCGCGGGCCTTCTACCAATGGGTGACCTCGATCCAGGTCGGCCGAACCGATCATACGATGCTGGTGGCCTCCGACGGGACGCTGCTGTTCTGCCCGGTGTTTCCCATCAAGAGCCACACGTTGCACCCGACGCTGGTCGCGTCGGTGGTCAGGGGCGGGCGCGGGTGGGGTACCACCACCCACGACGTGCACTACCCCGGCTCGGAAGCGATCAACGGCTTCGCCCCGGTCCGGGCGTCGACCATGCCGGGGACCAGCTTCGGCGGCAAGGTCTGGTACATCTTCACCAGTCAGGACCCCCGCGAGACCTACGGACCGGTCTACACGCTGTTGCTCTGGATCATCGCGTCGGGAGCGGCCGCGATCGGGTTGTTGATTCTCCTGGGGCTCGCGGCGGCCAAACGCATCGTCCGGCCCATTCAGATCGTGCAGGCCGGGGCGCAAGTGATTGGAAACGGCAATCTCAATCACCGCATCCACGTGGACACCGACGATGAAATCGGCGTGCTGGCGAAGGGGATCAACGAGATGGCCGCCAAACTATCCACCTCGTACAACGAGCTGGAACGGATGGTGGAAGAACGCACGCGAGCGCTCGCGCAACGCACGAGTCAGCTCGAGCAGCGCAATCAGGAATTGTTCCTCCTGTACGCCATCGCGTCGTCGCTCAACAAAGCGCAGTCGCTCGACGATGTGCTGGGTGAATTGCTGAACAAAGTGCTCGGTGGCGTGGAGGCGCACGCGGTGTTTATTGGATTGGCCGAACCCGACCGCGGCGTGACGCTCCACGGGCGGCCGCACGCGATCGCGGCGCAGGACGAGATGACCCACCTCGCGGAATCGGTCGTCCAGCAGGTGTTGGCCGCCGGCGATTTGGTCGTGGTGCCCGACACCAGCCAAGACCTCGAGTATCACGCCTTCACCCGCCAAGCGAAGGCCTTGATCGGCATTCCGCTCCGCGCCAAAGACAAGACCGTGGGCGCCATCGTGCTGGCTTACCTGAAGCCGCGTGTTCCCACGCCCGAGGAACGGGAGTTCTTCGGCTCGATCGGCCATCAAGCGGGGGTGGTGGTGGAAAACGCCAGGCTCTTCGCCGTGTTCAAGAACCTCGCCAGCTCTTGA